One window of Trichoderma breve strain T069 chromosome 3, whole genome shotgun sequence genomic DNA carries:
- a CDS encoding glutathione-dependent formaldehyde-activating enzyme domain-containing protein, protein MVPVIYHGSCLCDSITFDIEGEPEKVFSCYCLDCAKNSGGPYQLVAKYDVSKITVKDPQNAQAVWIISQTQSGFEKHKVFCRQCGCTLWTIPMHHQGLKIMVRTSLVNGGLEQWQPQAALFADCQPSWMKHTLDGKLR, encoded by the exons ATGGTCCCCGTAATCTATCACGGCTCATGTCTCTGCGACTCAATAACGTTTGACATTGAAGGTGAGCCTGAAAAAGTATTCAGTTGTTACTGTCTCGACTGCGCAAAGAATTCTGGTGGACCATATCAACTT GTCGCCAAATACGACGTGAGCAAGATTACTGTCAAAGATCCCCAGAATGCTCAGGCCGTTTGGATCATTAGCCAAACACAAAGTGGCTTCGAAAAGCATAAAGTCTTCTGCCGCCAATGTGGTTGTACCCTGTGGACTATACCAATGCATCATCAAGGTTTGAAGATAATGGTACGAACCTCGTTGGTCAATGGAGG GCTTGAACAGTGGCAACCTCAAGCGGCATTGTTTGCGGACTGTCAACCGAGTTGGATGAAACATACCTTGGATGGGAAATTAAGATAA
- a CDS encoding ferritin-like domain-containing protein produces the protein MFFSQAAIALFAAGIVAAAPAVEKRAAITDADILNYALTLEHLEDTFYRQGLANFTQDDFAKAGYDATFYGNIQKVSTDESAHVSFLTSALKAAGATPVSACSYSFGVTDVASFLATASILEGVGVSAYLGAAADIMSKTYLTAAGSILTVEARHSSYLRANLKEAPFPQPFDAPLTLDEVYSLASGFISSCPSSNPRLPIKSFPRLQLAPATAMPLAPGSTVTLLTPGYILKADKGAQIYAAFIAVTGPTFVPAKPVNGGFSITIPKGFAGQTYVVLTTCNESVSDDTTAAGPAILENLIVISGIDINSVLFPLNPYLSWIVIVSGLGVHMEKLSSGGLTLAEGAS, from the exons ATGTTCTTCTCCCAAGCTGCTATTGctttgtttgctgctggcatCGTCGCCGCGGCTCCAGCTGTTGAGAAGCGTGCGGCTATTACTGATG CTGATATACTCAACTATGCCCTGACCCTGGAGCATCTCGAAGATACATTCTACCGCCAAGGCCTCGCCAACTTCACGCAGGATGACTTCGCCAAAGCTGGTTATGATGCCACCTTCTATGGTAATATTCAGAAGGTTTCTACAGACGAGAGTGCTCATGTCTCCTTCCTAACTTCCGCTTTGAAGG ctgctggtgctACTCCTGTCAGCGCGTGCTCGTACAGCTTCGGAGTGACCGATGTAGCGAGCTTCTTAGCTACGGCATCCATCCTCGAGGGTGTTGGTGTCTCTGCTTATCTTGGTGCGGCTGCTGATATTATGAGCAAGACCTATCTCACTGCAGCTGGATCTATCTTAACTGTTGAGGCCCGTCACTCCTCCTACCTACGCGCTAATCTCAAGGAAGCCCCATTTCCCCAGCCATTTGACGCCCCTTTGACTCTAGATGAGGTGTATTCATTGGCCTCTGGGTTTATTAGCTCCTGCCCTTCGAGCAATCCACGCCTGCCCATAAAATCCTTCCCTAGACTACAGCTCGCTCCCGCGACTGCCATGCCCCTCGCCCCTGGCTCCACGGTTACTCTTCTCACTCCA GGTTACATTCTAAAGGCAGATAAAGGAGCCCAAATCTACGCCGCCTTTATTGCTGTCACTGGTCCAACTTTTGTTCCTGCTAAGCCTGTCAATGGTGGCTTCTCTATTACTATCCCCAAAGGGTTCGCTGGCCAGACCTACGTTGTCTTGACCACTTGTAATGAGAGTGTCTCTGATGACACCactgctgctggtcctgccATCCTTGAG AACCTGATTGTCATCAgcggcatcgacatcaactCCGTCCTGTTCCCTCTCAACCCGTATCTCAGCTGGATTGTCATAGTGTCCGGATTGGGAGTCCATATGGAAAAGCTTTCTAGTGGCGGCTTAACTCTCGCCGAGGGTGCTTCGTAA
- a CDS encoding cupin domain-containing protein: protein MTATPVNQNNADNDELALNDYLQSLSKMNATPLWTAMDKMVPPYPKPRAAPTIWAYSVMRPALMHAASIVGAEEAERRVLVLVNEAMAAPYTTDTIYAGLQIVLPGETAPAHRHRAFALRFIIEGTGGFTAIEGERIDMHRGDVVLTPSWQWHDHGNEGSDPVIWLDGLDLPLWQHIPINFVDQYTEPRYPSEPAPDSAARIPWKIVAEALDEQRIPHAIYQYHLPDGSHLSKTISAQAERVEAGHTTTTSCKVLSYIYHVYSGQGFSMIKTPNEATAKRLDWTEKDTFAVPAWSEVSHTCTMDSGAVYLFALNDRPMIESLTFLNKP, encoded by the coding sequence ATGACTGCAACTCCAGTCAACCAAAATAACGCTGATAATGATGAATTGGCTCTTAATGATTATCTCCAGAGTCTGTCCAAGATGAATGCCACACCTTTGTGGACGGCCATGGACAAGATGGTGCCGCCATATCCGAAGCCAAGAGCGGCCCCTACAATCTGGGCGTATTCAGTGATGCGGCCAGCTTTGATGCATGCAGCCTCGATAGTTGGAGCTGAGGAGGCCGAACGACGTGTTCTGGTGTTAGTAAACGAGGCTATGGCTGCGCCCTACACAACAGACACCATTTATGCTGGGCTGCAGATCGTTCTGCCGGGAGAGACTGCTCCGGCGCACCGTCATCGCGCTTTCGCCCTGCGATTCATCATCGAAGGAACCGGTGGCTTCACCGCTAtagaaggagagagaattGATATGCACAGAGGAGATGTCGTCTTAACACCCAGTTGGCAGTGGCACGACCATGGGAATGAAGGAAGCGATCCTGTCATATggcttgatggccttgactTGCCATTGTGGCAGCATATTCCCATCAATTTTGTCGATCAATATACTGAGCCACGTTATCCAAGTGAGCCGGCTCCAGACAGTGCTGCAAGGATACCATGGAAAATTGTTGCTGAGGCGCTTGACGAACAAAGGATTCCACACGCCATATATCAGTATCATCTTCCCGACGGATCACACCTTTCTAAAACAATCTCCGCGCAGGCTGAGCGAGTCGAGGCAGGCCATACAACTACAACATCTTGCAAAGTGCTATCTTATATCTACCATGTATATAGTGGACAAGGTTTTTCTATGATCAAAACACCCAATGAGGCGACGGCGAAGAGGCTTGATTGGACTGAGAAGGATACGTTTGCTGTTCCTGCTTGGAGTGAAGTCTCTCACACTTGTACTATGGATTCTGGGGCTGTTTATCTTTTTGCACTTAATGATAGGCCGATGATTGAATCGTTGACCTTTTTGAATAAGCCATAA
- a CDS encoding NADH:flavin oxidoreductase / NADH oxidase family domain-containing protein — MSPNRWLATPVDVSPLNQPLVLYPSGRVVKNRLVKSAMTEGLATWTVKDIAGRGIPTKEIIELYRQWGEDENTFGIIATGNIDLEYDQVDSVGDMIITLQDSFTGSRFEGFKGLATAGKANGALVIGQLAHPGSQLFAHVRQDAISPSGIQLPPSKGPIGEFYAKPRAATQEDIDHVVASFVHGAEYLYAAGFDGMQLNAAHGYLLAQFLSQRMNKRTDSYGGTISNRMQIIIDIAKGVRSNTAIPKDFILSIKLNSVEFQEGGLTPEEAREMCAILDGDNVGLDYIELSGGNWHDLGMHWERESSRKREAFFLEFVDRIVPALGPVPRQMKVFVTGGLRSAAAMVKAMDVVDGIGIGRPAAQEPRFANDLFSGRILSAIKPVKMLEDIGMGFRLAGTQMGQIGRGEEPLNASDDKTAREFLLDQEIWYSEMLSDADKLTGHGNVSLSTPQRPYGQLDW; from the exons ATGTCTCCAAACCGCTGGCTTGCTACTCCCGTCGATGTTTCGCCACTAAACCAGCCGTTGGTTCTTTATCCCTCTGGAAGAGTTGTCAAGAATCGCCTTGTGAAGTCTGCCATGACTGAGGGACTGGCAACGTGGACTGTCAAAGACATTGCGGGGCGTGGTATACCaactaaagaaataattgAGCTTTATCGGCA atggggtgaagatgaaaataCATTCGGCATCATTGCCACCGGTAACATCGATTTGGAATATGACCAGGTAGATTCTGTTGGCGATATGATCATTACACTTCAAGATTCTTTTACTGGCTCTCGATTTGAAGGGTTTAAAGGGCTAGCAACCGCTGGAAAGGCGAATGGTGCTCTTGTAATTGGACAGCTTGCTCATCCGGGAAGCCAGTTATTTGCTCATGTACGCCAAGACGCAATCTCCCCCAGTGGTATTCAGCTTC CCCCATCTAAAGGCCCCATTGGAGAATTTTATGCCAAGCCCCGGGCAGCAACTCAAGAAGATATTGACCACGTCGTTGCTAGCTTTGTCCATGGAGCTGAATATCTCTATGCAGCCGGTTTTGACGGCATGCAATTAAACGCTGCGCACGGCTATCTTCTTGCACAATTCCTCTCGCAACGTATGAACAAGCGCACTGATTCTTATGGCGGTACCATATCTAATCGCATGCAAATTATAATTGACATTGCTAAAGGAGTTCGGAGCAATACTGCAATTCCAAAGGACTTTATATTAAGCATCAAGCTGAATAGCGTCGAGTTTCAGGAGGGAGGGCTTACACCCGAAGAGGCGCGAGAGATGTGTGCCATACTCGATGGTGATAACGTTGGCCTCGATTATATTGAACTGAGCGGCGGTAATTGGCATGATTTGGGCATGCATTGGGAGCGCGAGAGCTCACGCAAAAGAGAAGCATTTTTTCTTGAATTCGTCGATCGCATAGTACCTGCTTTGGGCCCAGTTCCTCGACAAATGAAGGTCTTTGTGACAGGTGGGTTGAGAAGCGCAGCTGCTATGGTGAAAGCGATGGATGTGGTAGATGGCATCGGTATCGGCCGGCCAGCAGCACAGGAACCAAGATTTGCAAATGATCTTTTCAGTGGCCGCATTCTTAGTGCTATTAAGCCAGTTAAGATGCTTGAGGATATTGGCATGGGATTTCGTTTGGCGGGTACGCAGATGGGCCAAATcgggagaggagaagaaccaTTGAATGCCAGTGATGACAAAACGGCCAGAGAGTTCTTGTTAGATCAAGAAATTTGGTACAGTGAGATGCTGTCGGATGCTGATAAGCTGACTGGCCACGGCAATGTCTCCCTGTCAACTCCGCAGCGTCCATATGGCCAGCTTGATTGGTAA
- a CDS encoding glycosyl hydrolases family 28 domain-containing protein, protein MRFFSTLQWALPLSWFCSSSFASTITPAHTTRESARNALEVFKIPNNVTRSTTFQVKVRSTQHSAWQEVELFDTPVQEINATTGHANIHHTSVGLFDFSTSVTLSIFPDSNIFSSIDTVRIRPLSYGIDAKISGRRIDLALFEPRDIVVEVNGDVFNVLHLFLGAIDSIKPPTHNHKSIRRYEAGYHVLNETVKVLSGETVYLAPGAVVNGDFLFQNSSDAAILGRGVIYKSASITVESSKNIQIKGVTILNPTHYSLTLGMADNVIVSEVRSISGVQWGDGIDVFCSTNVILEKLFMRNSDDCIALYQHRWGYIGDSKNITVRDSALWADVAHPIHIGIHGNPVDPEIMEGVTISNIDILDHREPQVDYMGCIAINCGDENLIKDVTIDNIRIEDFRIGMLFNFKVFFNPKYNTAPGRGIQNLKIKDVSYNGTGEVMSIMAGYSDERSIEFVDFQGLIFNGREIWDGMAKPTWYQTADTLPMFVGGHVNNLTWSSSEATFP, encoded by the coding sequence ATGAGATTCTTCAGCACTCTCCAGTGGGCTCTACCCCTCTCATGGTTTTGCAGCAGTAGCTTTGCGTCTACAATCACCCCTGCACATACAACCAGGGAATCAGCTCGGAATGCACTTGAAGTCTTTAAAATTCCTAACAACGTCACGCGATCAACGACTTTTCAAGTCAAAGTTCGGTCTACACAACACTCCGCGTGGCAAGAAGTGGAACTATTCGACACACCAGTCCAGGAAATCAACGCCACCACTGGGCACGCGAATATTCATCACACTTCAGTTGGCCTCTTCGATTTCAGTACAAGTGTGACGCTGTCCATATTTCCAGATTCCAacatcttctcatccatcGACACTGTTAGAATACGCCCGCTATCCTATGGAATTGATGCCAAGATTAGTGGCCGACGGATTGATCTTGCTTTGTTTGAACCAAGAGACATCGTTGTAGAAGTCAATGGAGATGTTTTCAATGTCCTTCATTTGTTCCTTGGCGCTATTGACAGCATCAAGCCTCCTACGCACAACCATAAATCCATTCGTCGTTATGAAGCTGGATACCATGTACTCAACGAGACAGTCAAAGTTTTGTCGGGGGAAACTGTATACCTCGCTCCAGGTGCAGTGGTAAACGgtgattttcttttccaaaatTCCTCCGATGCTGCTATTCTCGGACGAGGAGTCATCTACAAAAGCGCTTCAATTACGGTTGAATCCTCCAAGAATATCCAAATTAAAGGAGTAACAATTCTCAATCCAACACATTATTCTCTTACGCTTGGCATGGCCGATAATGTCATTGTTAGCGAGGTTCGATCTATTAGCGGCGTTCAGTGGGGTGACGGCATCGATGTCTTTTGCAGCACTAATGTTATCCTTGAGAAGCTCTTTATGAGGAACTCAGACGACTGTATAGCATTGTATCAGCATCGCTGGGGGTATATTGGTGATTCAAAGAATATCACCGTTCGAGATTCGGCTCTCTGGGCGGACGTTGCCCATCCAATCCACATAGGAATCCATGGTAACCCAGTCGATCCAGAGATCATGGAGGGGGTTACTATATCCAATATCGACATATTGGATCACCGGGAGCCGCAAGTTGACTATATGGGGTGCATAGCCATTAATTGCGGAGACGAAAACCTCATCAAAGATGTTACGATTGACAATATTCGTATTGAGGACTTTCGTATTGGCATGTTATTCAACTTCAAAGTGTTCTTTAACCCGAAATACAACACAGCGCCAGGGCGGGGTATCCAGAACCTTAAGATTAAGGATGTCTCTTATAATGGAACAGGGGAGGTCATGTCAATCATGGCGGGATATAGCGATGAGCGGAGCATAGAATTCGTCGACTTTCAAGGCCTCATCTTTAATGGCAGGGAGATCTGGGATGGTATGGCAAAGCCTACCTGGTACCAAACTGCGGATACTTTACCAATGTTTGTTGGTGGACACGTCAACAATTTGACGTGGAGTAGTTCTGAAGCTACATTCCCATAG
- a CDS encoding fumarylacetoacetate (FAA) hydrolase family domain-containing protein, translating to MSFLRLIRFEDIDGNKLYGDPQIESVDDLSRLLENGELFARVLNGSSPFNLASKAGPLRQVRQVLPVLRPEDVPIIKCVGLNYITHIKEGGRKPPPYPSIFIKPSNCVASSTEEIPIPKLAQDNQCDYEGELSIVIAKTGKDIDKEDALEYVAGYVVSNDVSARTWQRDPEYAGGVPQWCFSKGFDKYAPLGPMIVSPKLVGDASNLRLQTWVNEELRQDSSTSDLLFGVKEIISFVSQGTTLEQGTVIMTGTPAGVGMGMKPEPRYLKNGDVVKVSIEHLGSVRNKMVWA from the exons ATGTCATTTCTAAGGTTAATTCGCTTTGAAGACATTGACGGCAACAAGTTGTATGGAGACCCACAGATTGAGAGCGTAGACGACTTGTCAAGGCTTTTAGAGAATGGAGAGCTTTTTGCACGTGTCTTGAACGGTAGCTCGCCTTTCAATCTTGCATCGAAAGCCGGACCTTTGCGACAAGTAAGACAAGTTCTACCAGTATTAAGGCCCGAGGATGTTCCCATTATAAAATGCGTGGGACTGAACTACATCACACATA tcaaagaaggGGGTCGGAAACCACCTCCATATCCGTCAATTTTTATCAAGCCCTCCAACTGTGTTGCCTCAAGCACCGAAGAAATACCTATACCGAAATTAGCGCAGGATAATCAATGCGACTACGAAGGAGAGCTCTCAATTGTGATAGCTAAAACGGGCAAAGATATCGACAAGGAAGATGCTCTGGAATATGTAGCGGGATACGTGGTATCCAACGATGTGTCAGCAAGGACTTGGCAGCGCGATCCTGAATATGCTGGTGGCGTCCCTCAGTGGTGCTTTAGCAAAGGCTTCGATAAATACGCGCCTTTGGGGCCCATGATTGTCTCGCCGAAGCTTGTTGGTGATGCCAGCAATCTGCGCCTTCAAACATGGGTAAACGAGGAGCTAAGACAGGATAGTTCAACTAGTGACCTCCTCTTTGGCGTCAAAGAGATAATCAGCTTCGTGAGCCAAGGCACGACCTTGGAACAGGGTACAGTCATTATGACAGGCACTCCTGCTGGAGTAGGCATGGGGATGAAGCCGGAACCTCGTTATCTGAAAAATGGTGATGTCGTCAAAGTGTCAAttgagcatcttggcagCGTGCGGAATAAAATGGTTTGGGCATAA
- a CDS encoding cytochrome p450 domain-containing protein has translation MAVISFQSLPVATQTAALASMIAISLCSYTLFCVIYNLFFHPLRRFPGPLLAKVSGAWARVQNFYGRKAHKIHEAHIHYGPVVRIGPNMLSFSDPSALRDIYTSKAFVKEGGFYRAKRIYHEEHLLSFTDPEAHSQRRKLLSRGFSQSAMRDFEPKVASKIYTVLDQWAKIASTSDSAVDIFRWTHMLGFDTVYHLMFDVDPGTVKTGVESEVMQYMRAWKLIYIYKEFVPLLENWGIYVPGYIGSYFRKVHAWKKMAIGIVNSCRANGTKTAFLSRVLETGDGKSRPLLTDSILAEECMSGMFGGSGTTANTFVYLVWATAQQPDIIRRLQEELDKCFPDTSTISDYLTCNKLPYLNAVIYETMRLYPSTIAILPRTSIENTTVANMTIPKGTIVGTQNYTTHRCEDVFPQADKFIPERWLVDDPTPLKEAFTPFSLGPRKCIGLNLAEMELRILTASFFRRFNVSLDSSMKMEDMVQYDTFNAAPVGAKLLVHLVERK, from the exons ATGGCGGTCATTTCCTTTCAGTCCCTTCCAGTCGCAACACAAACCGCGGCTCTTGCATCTATGATTGCCATCTCACTCTGCAGTTATACTCTCTTTTGCGTTATATACAACCTATTTTTTCACCCTCTGCGACGATTTCCGGGACCCTTATTGGCAAAGGTTTCTGGTGCTTGGGCACGAGTGCAAAACTTTTATGGGCGCAAAGCGCATAAGATTCATGAAGCCCACATTCATTACG GCCCAGTCGTTCGTATTGGGCCCAACATGCTGTCCTTCAGCGACCCTTCAGCATTACGCGATATTTATACGTCAAAAGCATTCGTCAAAGAAGGAGGATTTTAT CGAGCAAAAAGAATCTACCACGAAGAGCATCTACTGAGTTTCAC TGATCCGGAGGCCCACTCTCAGCGACGGAAACTGCTCTCTCGTGGATTCTCTCAAAGCGCAATGCGAGATTTTGAGCCCAAAGTAGCGTCAAAGATATATACTGTCCTAGATCAATGGGCCAAAATTGCGTCCACCAGTGATTCAGCAGTTGACATCTTCCGCTGGACGCACATGCTTGGATTTGACACTGTCT ATCACCTCATGTTTGATGTTGACCCAGGAACCGTCAAGACAGGCGTGGAAAGCGAGGTAATGCAATACATGCGCGCATGGAAGCTTATCTATATTTAT AAAGAGTTTGTTCCACTGCTTGAGAATTGGGGTATTTACGTTCCAGGATACATAGGGTCCTACTTTCGTAAAGTCCATGCGTGGAAAAAG ATGGCGATAGGCATTGTCAACTCATGTAGGGCTAATGGGACTAAGACAGCATTTCTAAGCCGTGTTCTGGAGACTGGAGATGGGAAGTCACGTCCTTTACTCACAGACTCTATCCTTGCAGAAGAATGCATGAGCGGAAT GTTTGGAGGTAGCGGCACAACTGCCAACACTTTTGTTTATCTTGTTTGGGCTACGGCTCAGCAGCCAGATATCATTCGACGGCTGCAAGAGGAATTGGATAAATGTTTTCCAGATACGTCAACTATTTCTGACTACCTC ACTTGTAATAAGCTGCCGTACCTCAATGCTGTTATATATGAAACAATGAGGCTTTATCCATCAACAATTGCTATATTGCCTCGTACATCAATAGAAAACACGACTGTTGCCAATATGACTATACCCAAAGGG ACTATTGTTGGCACCCAAAATTATACCACCCACCGTTGTGAAGATGTCTTTCCTCAAGCAGACAAATTTATTCCCGAAAGATGGTTGGTAGATGATCCTACACCACTAAAGGAGGCATTCACCCCCTTTTCCTTAGGGCCTCGAAAATGCATTGGACTAAA TCTCGCCGAAATGGAACTTCGCATACTGACGGCATCATTTTTCCGGAGGTTCAATGTTAGTCTTGATTCTtcaatgaagatggaagataTGGTTCAGTATGACACGTTCAATGCCGCACCAGTCGGTGCAAAATTATTGGTGCATCTTGTAGAAAGGAAATAG
- a CDS encoding secretory lipase domain-containing protein: MSGHATLDSIRAVKAAAFGLTANAKYAMWGYSGGALASEWAAELQLQYAPELKFSGAALGGLTPNVTSVMLAVSGKPAAGLIPLAMLGLTSQFPEAERYLLSRLKKQGAFNRDGFLKARNYSSVQAVAAFANQDIADYFIGGFSDIMAPPIKSVTTSDGQMGYHGVPQMPLYVYKAVHDEVSPTVDTDSLVSKYCKINVAITYVRNPLGGHFDEWTAGVPGAMDFLQAILTGTYDNTGCKIIEIASSSG; encoded by the coding sequence ATGTCTGGCCATGCCACCCTTGATTCTATCCGAGCTGTGAAAGCCGCAGCATTTGGCCTTACTGCTAATGCCAAGTACGCCATGTGGGGATACTCAGGCGGTGCCTTGGCAAGTGAATGGGCTGCAGAACTCCAACTTCAGTATGCACCAGAACTGAAATTTAGTGGCGCTGCATTGGGTGGCCTTACACCAAATGTCACCTCTGTTATGTTGGCAGTTTCAGGAAAGCCCGCTGCCGGATTGATCCCTCTGGCAATGCTGGGCCTGACAAGTCAATTTCCCGAGGCTGAGAGATATTTGCTTTCCAGACTTAAGAAGCAGGGTGCCTTCAATAGGGACGGATTTCTGAAAGCACGAAACTACTCCAGTGTgcaagctgttgctgcgTTTGCCAATCAAGACATAGCGGACTATTTTATTGGTGGCTTTTCCGATATCATGGCGCCGCCAATTAAGTCTGTTACAACAAGTGACGGCCAGATGGGATACCATGGTGTTCCCCAGATGCCCCTGTATGTCTACAAGGCGGTGCACGACGAAGTGAGCCCTACTGTTGATACAGATTCTTTGGTCAGCAAGTACTGCAAGATCAATGTGGCGATTACCTATGTTCGAAACCCTCTGGGTGGGCATTTTGATGAATGGACAGCAGGTGTGCCTGGAGCTATGGACTTTCTCCAAGCTATTTTAACAGGAACCTACGACAACACTGGGTGCAAGATCATTGAAATTGCATCAAGTTCTGGCTAA